CTGATGAGGAAGGGAAAATTGTTAGTAACTTCACCTTACAGGATAATGGGTTACAACCGATTGATTTTATTAATTAAAAATGATGTGCTGTGAGAACCCAAGACTTGATGAATAAAGGATTGCGACTAAAGAAAAGGAGGTGTTTGAAGTGGTTAATTCAATAAAAGAAGTGAGAACCCAAGACTTGATGAATAAAGGATTGCGACCTCTTACCAACAAAGGGATGATTATTCTCATTCTCTGTGAGAACCCAAGACTTGATGAATAAAGGATTGCGACGTCATCACAATATGCTTTTCCATTCCGATAATGCCACTCATCTTCATGTGAGAACCCAAGACTTGATGAATAAAGGATTGCGACATTACTATTCTATCACTACAGATTTCTCCAACAGGTGAGAACCCAAGACTTGATGAATAAAGGATTGCGACCGATAATTATCGCCAAGGGCATATCCAGCTGCAAGTGAGAACCCAAGACTTGATGAATAAAGGATTGCGACCTTTGGACATTAGAGTGAACCAGTGGAAGTAGGGTAATGGCGTGAGAACCCAAGACTTGATGAATAAAGGATTGCGACTTAATAAACCTAAACCAGTGGTCCTATTATCGGCTCTGTGAGAACCCAAGACTTGATGAATAAAGGATTGCGACGGCACGCCAGAGGCGTGAAGTGAGTTAGTAAGTTAGTGAATTAGTGAATTAGCAAGGAGATGATAGGGCAAAAAATTTCTGCCTAACTCACTAAATCACTTGTGCCTAATTCACTGCTTTAGCCGACTTGATGAATAAAGGATTGCGACGGAAGTCTCGTGAATCGTGTCCGTGATTCGTGACCGTGAAAGGAGTAAGTATGAAAGTAGAAGATTTAGATGTTTTTAAGCTTGCCCACGAACTGGCTCTAAAGATTTATAAAACTACTATGACCTACCCTGAAGTTGAACGCTTTGGATTGACATCTCAAATGAGGAGAGCGTCAACATCAATTTGCATGAATTTAATGGAAGGTGCACATCGCATCGGTAAGAATGAATATAGACATTTTGTAAGCATAGCGAAAGGGTCTTGTGGAGAGTTAAAATATCAACTGATGCTATCCAAGGATT
The DNA window shown above is from Nitrospirota bacterium and carries:
- a CDS encoding four helix bundle protein gives rise to the protein MKVEDLDVFKLAHELALKIYKTTMTYPEVERFGLTSQMRRASTSICMNLMEGAHRIGKNEYRHFVSIAKGSCGELKYQLMLSKDLGYLDESTF